In Doryrhamphus excisus isolate RoL2022-K1 chromosome 21, RoL_Dexc_1.0, whole genome shotgun sequence, a single genomic region encodes these proteins:
- the insig1 gene encoding insulin-induced gene 1 protein produces MSSLEEHCWSCSCAPSVESKFSSSSSPSAASWLSSKGEEMMSIIASVLSSAYGSLQRDRTFNLIRRGLVLFTVGVLLALVLNLLQIQRNVTLFPEEVMTTLFSSAWWIPPCCGTGAAVVGLLYPCLDSHLGEPHKFKREWASVMRCIAVFVGINHASVKLDFDNNVQLSLTLAALSLGLWWTFDRSRSGFGLGVTTAFLATVITQLLVYNGVYQYTSPDFLYVRSWLPCIFFSGGVTVGNIGRQLAMGCVEKPHSD; encoded by the exons ATGTCCAGCCTGGAGGAGCACTGCTGGAGCTGCTCCTGTGCACCGAGTGTGGAGAGCAAGttctcgtcgtcgtcgtcgccgTCTGCAGCTAGCTGGTTGTCGTCCAAAGGCGAAGAGATGATGTCCATCATCGCGTCGGTACTGAGCAGCGCCTATGGCTCTCTACAGCGAGACCGGACATTCAACCTGATCCGCCGGGGTTTGGTGCTCTTCACCGTGGGTGTGCTGCTCGCCCTGGTGCTCAACTTGCTGCAAATACAAAGAAATGTCACGCTTTTCCCAGAAGAGGTCATGACAACTTTGTTTTCGTCTGCCTGGTGGATACCTCCGTGCTGTGGCACCGGGGCAG CTGTGGTTGGTCTGCTGTATCCGTGTCTGGACAGCCACTTGGGAGAACCGCACAAGTTCAAGCGGGAGTGGGCGAGCGTAATGAGGTGCATCGCCGTCTTTGTGGGCATCAACCACGCCAGTGTT AAACTGGACTTTGACAACAATGTGCAGCTGTCACTCACCCTGGCTGCCTTGTCGCTAGGCCTGTGGTGGACCTTTGACCGATCCCGCAGCGGATTTGGGTTGGGTGTCACCACAGCCTTCCTCGCCACAGTCATCACTCAGCTCCTGGTCTACAACGGCGTCTACCA GTACACATCTCCAGACTTCTTATACGTGCGCTcctggctgccctgtatattcTTCTCAGGCGGCGTCACTGTAGGAAACATCGGGCGGCAACTCGCCATG GGTTGTGTTGAAAAGCCACACAGCGACTGA